The Eschrichtius robustus isolate mEscRob2 chromosome 5, mEscRob2.pri, whole genome shotgun sequence DNA window GACATTAGAGAGATGATCATAATTTGTAGATTGGGGGAGAGCTATAGAAGcatagaaaaattaagaaaattaaattttatttcaaaacctGTAGTTGGGTTTTATtcattatacatatttattattgggttggccaaaaagttcattcgggtttttccataatgtgtaacaaaaacccgaacgaactttttggccaacccaataattttgGCGATTATATAAATaccaatttggattttattcactAATGGAAATCCTTAAGAGGGAGTTTCTTTTGATAATGTGGATAGTGTAGGTTATTGGAAAGCATTtagtttcaacaaaattcaattcAGATGTTAATCTCTGAGTATGTACCACTAACCACCTATAACCTCGGGGGAAGCTAGTTTGAAGAtctgtttctcttcagaaaatTGCTTCAAAGGTTGAAAAAATTAAACCTcaaatagctttttaaatttttgtatcaCTTATTATAAGTCGTCTTAGATATGAGTTTCTTTATGTAAACATTTTCTCAAAGTTGCTGGAAATTTCTTATGATatctttttattaaagaaatattattttggcCTAGATAAGTCATTACCTgaaaaaggaatttgaaaaagatgAGAAGCCACGTGACAAGTCATATCAGAATGCAGttttggaagatatttttaaGAAGAACGACCATGATGGTGATGGCTTCATTTCTTCTAAGGAATACAATGTCTATCAACATGATGAACTatagcatatttttatttctaaattttcttagCTATTTACTGTACTTTATACGTAAAACAAAGTCACTTTTCTCTgagttgtattttctatttttcccccaTGAACATATTTTGATCCCTTCAATACATGTAATTTTGGAATAATAAATGTGAGGCTGTTTTGCAAAATTTAACTTTCAAGTAAGGCATGATTGTGTTTCTTATTGCTTTATTCTGTTAACATGAATTGCAGCACCATAAAATCGACCTCTGCATCCTAGTGGGCAGTTTTTCCCCTTCAGGTTATAGGAGGACATCTATGTCAAAATCCACAAGTTCTTCCCAACTCTAACCTTAACAGCATGTATAGTTATGTAAATAtccaaattttaacatttaaggtgccccatatttttaaaatatttaatagggACCCAGGAATTAACATTTCATTTGTTTATACATTTCACAGCATTATGGATAGTAGAATATAAAAATCATAGGACTGAGGACTCTTCCTTTAGTATGCATGCAGGACAGTATTAGTTGTATAACTCTGTCAGAGAGCCTCAACACAGTCTGCACTTTTTGGTGCAAGTTTCTGGCCTTAGGTATTTGTTCCAATGACTAATGTTTGAAAGACATTTCATCAGACCAAAGGCTTTGTGCCTCTAAGAGCAGGCATCATAAAGTCTGTACGGCTCTGACTCTTGCATTCCCTCAGACATCATTATAAATGTGCTACGCCTCTTCCTTCTCGTAGGCCTTTATATCTACCATCCCTAACTTTTTGTCTTGATAGTTTTAAATTGATGCTACGCTATTTCTTAGTCTCCCTTTCTCTAGGTATCTCTATCCTATGTCACTTCTCACAATGTTCTTATTATTAACCATGAATGAGCATTACAAACTGGTATGCCATCAAGTTTTTGATAAATGTGTAGAacttattttacacatgaggataTCAAATGAGGATGCAAATGAGGATATAAAGTGCCATGGCAATTTTGCGTCATGGTCAAATCATTGTGGTCCAACATGTTGAGAATAAGAGGTAAGAGATGCTGTAGAAGATCATGTTGGTACCCAAGAAAGGACACATATTTATTGGAACATGTAAGATTTACTTACTGTGTATGTAGAAAAGTGTGGTTAGGCAGTAAATAGCTCGATTCAAAACAATTGAGTTCAAAACAaagttttttccattttctgaaaCTTGCTCTTTCCAAACCATTGTTCACTGTTCATCTTTTAACCTCTTTAAATATACTGCTAGAAATCCTATAATTTAAAAGTATAAGGGCAACACAAAAACCACTAGATTAGTGGATATCACATATGCATAGCACAGAGTTAGAcactttgtaaaataaaaacctttactATCTTTTCTTTCCCCCCAATATTTCTTCATTCCTATACCCAATTTTATAACTCCTCCTCACTTAATCATCAACTTTCATCCCTTTACTGCCCTCAGAAAAACCTGCGCAGTTCAAGTAAACTAAGTTTGCTAATACAGTATTATGTTTTGGTTTGGAAACTGCACCCATTCTCTATATCCATATTAATAAAAGTCACTAGAAGTTTTTTTGATCAGTATACTCATATTTGCACCTGAATCATATACTCTGCCCAAAACAAAAATACCGTGAAGGCTATATATGGAAATTATCCTATGATACAAACTGTTTCTAATTCTAACCTTTCTGTCCCATTGTTTTCATACCAAGTGCTTTTAAacttatgtttttttgttttttatttatttatttttggctgcgttgaatcttcgtttctgcgcacgggctttctctagttgcggcgagcgggggctattggGCCTAATCAAGCAGAGGGCTCAGAAGAGCCCGACAAGTTTGATCAAAGAGAGACTTTCTGTCACAGATAATGCCAAACTGTTTACCAAAGTAATCGTACCAATTTGTTTTTCAACTACTATGAGAGTTTCAGTTCCTTTTCATCCTTGCCAAAGCTTACTATTAGCAATTTGAAGCTTCTGAATACCTAGTgctatctcatggtggttttttttttttaaacactaaatGGATTGaatcacttttaaatttatttatttatttatttttggctgcgttgggtcttcgttgctgcacgcgggctttctctagttgcggtgagcgggggctactcttccttgaggtgtgcaggctttgcattgcagtggcttctcttgttgcggagcacaggctctaggcatgtgggcttcagtagctgtggcacgcgggctcagtagttgtggctcgcaggccctagagtgcaggctcagtagttgtagcgcacaggcttagttgctccgtggcatgtgggagcttcccagaccagggctcgaacctgcgtcccctgcattggcaggtggattcttaaccactgcactaccagggaagtccctaaacttatgatttaaaaaattatagatgaTGGTAAATGAACATGGAGATTTACTCTAAAACTCTAATCACATTTAAATAgttaaaaaggtaaaatgttAATCCTTCTACATACATATAGTATACAAGTATTTCGTATTTACGTAATTGCCTAATGCCTTCATAGGCATATGCCGAGTAGTGACTGCTGTACTATATACTTTGACTTCTGGAACTTTAACATAgtatttttgtaattatttaaaaatggtgTATAGTAAATAATTTAGGTTGCTTGTGTATAAAAAAATTTCAGATGTCTTACAGAGTAGATGCAAAAGATCTCGCAGAACTAAATATGttaaatgttttaaacattttcaaaggagaaaagaaataaacgtGTCCCAGCTGCcttaactttaaaataactgtAGTGAGTTTTTATAAAGACAAAGCTGGCaagcacatatatatgtacatcacAGAATGGCAGCCCATTACTACTATCAGTCACCCTTAATTGTGTACACAAAACCCCACACTGAGCTCAGTGTGCTTTTAATTTGATACCACAATTAAACATTTAGGATTACATTAAATTATtaacacatttttctcattttaccagACCTAGGGCAATAGTTAAAGCACCATAAAGTTGTCACTTGTGTACTCTTGTCATTCTTAGATCTTGAATTAAAAgccaactaaaaataaaattgatatctAGAAAAGTTCTATGTATAATAAGACTAAATCCCAAAATATACTTCTAAAGTGACTGGCAGATTTTACGAAGGAATATCTATATtctgaattttatatttaaaccTTTTCCAATATAAACATTATTAATCTTCATGACAAtttatgaggtagatactattatcatcTCCACGTTATAGATGGGAAAAATGATGCCCAGACAGGTTAAATTCTTGTTCCTCTCCCTCTTTAATTTGCTACAACTCATCAAAGCAAACCTAGATAATTTTGGAAAGGTGTGTGGCACAGTTGCTCCTAAAACACCAGCAAGATACattgattttccattttatttcattctcttgtgCCAAACATCAAAACAAGGAACTGCATGAAGTCTCACATACTTCTGCCCATCGACAGAGCACTGAAAGCACCCATAAACCGTCTCCCTTTTAAAGTTCCCCATGCCACAGAGTATGCAAGGCCCTTTTGGAATGTTGTGATTAAGTAAATTAACTCGGATATGAGTCCCTTCTTTGAGTGAAATATCACTCATGCTGAGAGGTTTGTCATAATAGTCAGAAAAAAGATCATCTAAGTAAAGCTGTGAACGAGAAATGGCATCCATCACTCTTCTATctaaaaggacaaaaaaagaaatgtgttaaaagtcaaataaaaaatgtatagCCAAACTGCAATTAAAACTATGTGTGAATCTAAACCATCAGTCATGAAATttggcttttaaatttaaattcttaaGACAGGATTACTGAAGAGATAACCTCAAGTGttaatctgagaagaaaaaaatcttcagtgGACATACTTCTTTCAAACAGTATATTTCTCAATCTGTAGAGCAGTGCAAATGTTGCCGTTTCTTCCCTTTCAAATCCTCCTTTTGACACTGAAGTGACACAAAggtctataaaaaaaaattttagaggaTGTTATAATTTGAACAACTCATATTTTATTGGGGGTTTTAATTGTGGTTGAATTCTGGTATGtgccattcattttatttttttaagttaaaatttacatatttttagaaaAGGTAACATTTACATGGTACAAAATTCAAAGAGTACAAAAAGAGGATACGGTGACAAATAAGTCTCTATGTTGACCCCAGCCTCAGTTTTATACCCCAGGGTAACTACTGTTGTGTGTACTTCCAGAAATACTCCATATATTTTACATGcataaagaatatgtatatatgtatgtaagtatgtatgtatataaaattgtttAGACTCAAATAGAtacacatttctttaaaatatcataGAGATTATTCCATATCAAGATCTTCAGTGCTACATAATTCCTAATGGCTTCACAGTATTCTATTGTGTGGATGCACCATTATTCAACTAGTTGCTGATAATATACCTTAAGGttatttccaatcttttgctattaTGAACTGACTATCCTTATACCCACAtcatttcatatatgtatatctataggataaattcctaaaagtgtAAATAAGgctaaaatatatgtaatttaaaattttgatgtacatatcagttctatcagtttacacttctagtgatcaatatTATTGTAAAAACCTAcacccttggacttccctggtggtccagtggtaaagaatccgccttgcaatgcaggggacgcaggttggatacctggtcagggaactaagatcccacatgctgcggggcaactaagcccacgagccacaactactgagctcacgcacctcaactagaaaGCCTGCGTGCGGCAAACTCTAGTTGCCCGTGCACTCTGGAacccaagcaccacaactacagagcccacgtgccctggagcctgcatgccacaactagagaagagaaaacccgcaggccacaactagagagaagcccgcgtgctgacacgaagagcccgcgtgccacaacgaaagatctcgCGTGCcccaacaaagatcccgcatgcctcaatgaagatcccacatgctgcaaccaaaagcagccaaaagaataaataaataaattaattaataataaataaataaatctttttttaaaaaaaaaccctacacccTTTAGTGTCCCAGATAGAATTTAATTAGTGTGATTTGTTTCTGGACTCCCTATTCCCTCCTCCGACAGAACTGCAGAAACAAAAACAGGTCTAAAAATGTTCATAAATCACCATGGCTAAGGGGCTCCCTTGCCTAGTCCGTTGGGCTACACCTAGACTTGAgctggctggtctaataatcttaaaacctgtgaaaTGTAGAAATTTAAACTGAGCTGCACTGCAGTATTATATAAGGTGACAATTTTAGGGAATTATTTGTAACTTTAAGGTTTTAGGGAGAGTCCGGAGTTGGGGGAGCTGGGTCTATGAAAGGAAAACCAGAAGAAAGGTTGTCTTTGGGTACCCTAGTTTGGATGCCTTGACACCTTCGACATCTTACTGTCTACCTACTCTatttgccatcatcaaaaactacCTATTAgatgataattttttattttcccatataagtcaAGGAAATACTGTCAGTGGATTGTGTTCTCACTCTTAGCTATAATTGTAAGTGGGTTGTGGGAAGACTACAGACTTCCTCAAGAAACAGGGATGAGGTAATGAGTAAGTAAAGACTGGAGGGTCTTTCCCAGTTACTTcatccaaacataatattgacAGTACTGAGAGCAGCACTCTTCTATTATTAGACactcagaaagagacagagattctCATTAAGTCCTTCTgtaaaaatataatcattttgGTGTTTCATGCAAATCACTCACCAAAGGCACCATCCAAGTAAATGAAGAGTTCGAAAACACTGAAAGCTATGGTTGTGTGTGCTGGAAAAACAATAGCTTTGTCCCTTCCCTTGGGATTctgttcatccataaaatgaaactatattaaataaattaaataacatgGTTAAGGAGCACAACAGGTAAGGATATATTTTTGGAGAAATAAAACATTCCCTACAATCCTACCAAAAACACACATCCCCACCCCTACAAGCAAAGAATTCTCCTACTTGAATTCAACTGTTTCTAGCAGAGGTCCAAATTAATGGTCCATTGGAGACTTGTGATCTATATTAGGAAATACCTCTCACTACTTTCTCATTTACTTTGTATCAGAGCCAATGATTAGTGCTACCACATGGGTAATGCTCTCTGGCATAGAAACCTTTTTCTTTCAACTGCAAACCAACTGCCTTTAAGTGCTACAGTTGTTTTTAGCCTATTCTGTCCACTGTTCCAAAGCCCCCAGAGTTTTCAGCAGCTTTCCAAAGCAATTACCAACAATTAAGTATATGTTTCGCTCAGTTCATGCCCCCAAAATGATCCAATGTTAAACAATTTGGTGGGCACCTAATGTAGCCACTGAACAGAACCTTCGTTTGCAAAGATTTGAAACGATTATCATTGTACCCTATCTTTctaataattcattttaataaatcaaGTCATTATTATGCATCATTATTAGGTGAATGACAAGGACAAATAATACCATAATTGAgctaaaaattaaacacaaatagctttcaagattttttaaagGACTTAACATTGAATGAAGCATGTTTGGCCattaacaatattattttagaaaaattaatttaatataaaaatatgaactcaactttttaaaattcaagtaaaaactgtatcacttaaaaataaaatcaaagaactcAACATAACCACTCAATTTGTATTCTTAAAACAGCATAATAGTAATATGAGGGACTCCATTGTGCACATTATTTCACAAGGATTAGTGTTTTCttacattattttacatgttGATAATTCAaattttcttggattttttttcatattctaaaaCAAAACCATTGGTGTGCAAAATCCTATATACAATTGCAGCTTTTTAATCtcaacatttgacaaaatacacaAGGCTCATTAGAAActgaatacttaaaaaaattcccATTGCAGCTTTTTAGTAAGAGAAGTCTAATGAGTCTAATGGTTTACCCTCATGGCTTCCCCACGAATTCCAGCGTGCACAGACAGTGAGCACTGTCGTGTGGTTCGGATGCTTTCCATGACCACACACAATACTGCCTTTCTGCTGCTCCTTGACTGACGTATCAAACTGTggtcaaaattaatttttctaaaatcaaGAAGACAGACATTCACAAGAATCTGTAACATCTAACTATGTATAATCAGATACACTTTTTGATTATCATGTGTTACTATTCACGATCCACCTTAATTAAAAGTAAATCAAGGCAGTCCTAATACAAATCAGAAGGTGTGCTCAAAAGAAATTTAATAATCTGCCTCTCCTGTCTATTTTGTTAAAACATGCATACTATAGGAGTCTGCTGGAGGAGACTCTCTTAGTGTATTTGCTGCAAGCAGATTCTTGAAGTCTTGTAATCTTATAATTTAGCAAATGCGGCAGAGCCAAAGTGATTTTGCAgaacaattaaatattttttaaaccaaatgaTTCCAGATATCTACACTTATCCAAAGCTTGGACATATTACTAATTTGCAGTATTTCAAATAAATCAAACAGATTACTCTAGTAAAATATAACCTGAATGTTTTAAGCACTCTTTGTAATGaagtttatataattaaaatatttaataaaaacatgGAAGTATTATACTGACCGCGTAGTAATTTCCTTGAGTAATGCTGATACTTCCACTTCATGTTTGGTTACTACACCAAATGAAGCTTTTACTGCAATTGAATCTGATCCAGTAACGTTAATCCCAACGTCGTTCACAATATGGTTGCCTCGCCTTCCATAGAGTGAAACGTCTGATTCATCTTCATAATTCAGTAACTGATAAGATGAAATAcctttaagaaaaggaaatcaatattttaaatgtcttgaATTCATCTAATGTAAATATGTATAGTAGCACATTAATTTACCATTTAAGACTTGATTACCCAAATGTTGAGAATGGCAACATCTTAAACCAAGATTAAAAAGAGCAATTCAATTAATCTGAcaacaagagaaataaatatgcaGAGTACTTTAAATgaacttaaattctctttcagccAACAGAATACTTAAGCATCAAGATCCACTGGCTAGCTGAAAGGAAAACAAGTGTTTATaagaaaaatttgttaaaatgttaatattagcCTGTTAATACATTTCAGCTTACCAACCGTAGTAACTGaatcaaataataaatacaaattacttTCATCACATTTAACCATGTGAGATAGGCAAGACTGAATaatacccccattttatagatgaagaagtaTACTATTATGTCATACTCTAAGTTGATTTGgttaaaacaatttataaaataactgaaattaaattatacaataaataatcttataaaatacatttgaaattattCAACCAATAAGAGATTTGATACTATACAAACGTTAGGCATTGTTAACAATATTATTACTGTCACAGTAATAAGAGTTGCTTTTATcaatgaaaatacataaatattatgaACATAGGTAGCACAGACAACCTATGTTTAGATTACCAATACTATAGCTGAATGAGTAGTCACTCCCAAACAGACATTTAAACTTACCAGCTGAAATTTCTCTGTCTCCTAGAAGAATATCTTTCAGCGTAAAAGGTGTTGAAGTAAATTTATATCTAGGAAACAGAAAACATCTCTTCTTTTTTACCACCAGACTTAGAGGTTGGTATTTGTCAGCCTCACTGAGGCTTGGAACGGGAACTAATCTCCCTCCATCTCCAACTTGTTTGACAAAGCTCTTGGTAGCCGCAGCAAACATATTAATACGGTATTAAAACGTCATGAACTGCAACCCTCAGATAACAAatccatgttgtcaaaaaaaATCAGGCATAAAACTAAGTCTTGcttgattttaaatataattatacacGTTAAAAATACAAAGCATGGTTTCACTGAGTAGCTTACCAGTGTACAATTTACAACACTACCTCCCCTGGTGTGCTCAGGTAATGAATTATAGATTAACGGTGTAAAATGATATACTAAAAGCAAGTCTAATTTGGAATTGCAGTCTATAACActaaaatatacacagaaaacGAGTAATCTTTAAATATTATCAATGTCCTTGATGACGGTCACAGCTGATAGTGGTTTGCCAGGTTTGAAAGAAGCATATAGCCCTACAGGGAACAATACGTTAGCCACTAACATTAGCCCTGGACGCCATCCACAGTGGACCTAGTCCAAAGGGAATTCCTTCACAAGTCCATTGTGCCAATTTTGGCAACAGAAAAGCACTATTTCTGTgttatagtacacagttcattcTTTgaacatttcattcattttccttgTATGTTTACAAAACCAAGtgattaacataaaaataaattcacagaaTATAAGGAAACAGTTGTATGCAGAACTTTATAAAATACGAAATGAAAGCCATGTTACATGTAACTGCATAAACTCTGACTTAGGGGTTTCTTATGAAGCTGGCACATAGTGCCTCTCTGAACTAGAGTACTGctgcatttgttttctttttgtttcatcaTTACTATCCAGTTACTCAACCTTTAAAGAGAGCTGTATAAAGTTTAGacttgtttttaagaaattttatggCTAAAAGTAAATCTTAGAAGCAAATCTGAGTGCTGAAATAGTGTACTGTCATAGCTATGTGGATGTTAACATAATTTTGAAATAGTGGCTATGTGGTACTTAAAATAAGATATTCATTAAAACACAGCAATGGATAGTAATCGATATACAAACATCTATAGAGGGggtagagggaggaagaaaaaacagGCTTAATTCAAGCCTCACATAATGTAAATCACTTTGATTAGACTCCGGACAgctttttcatttgctttcaaGTACCCAGGGTtcgagagaaacaaacaaaaagtttctAATAAGGACCCTTCGTGTGAATAGCATTGTGcaaggcaatcttccagaaacgAGAAAGCACAAGGAGTCATTTCTGCAACTGGCAAGCAAAACCCCTAGAAGCGATACGACATCTAATGTCGCTGTCTGACCCCCACCAAAGGTGGTGCATCCCAAGCAAACGCCATTACAACCAACACAGGTGTGCAGAAACAGCATTTAATTAGAATCGGGTCCACAGAAAAGCCTTCGTTTACACCTAACGTGCCTTGCTGGGATCCGCTAGCGCAGCACTCATCAGGCGACGAAAGCCTAGAAGACAATGGAGCCCACCCGGGGGTGAGAGGAGTGGGTGTCCGGACGTTCCCACGAGCACCTAAAAGCAGGGCTCCAGGACAGGAGCCCACCGCAGCCCTCAGGAGCGGGTATACCGCGAGTCTCAGGCTTCGGGCCCAGGCCTAGGGAGGCTCTCCGGCAATTTTGCATTTggaattttgaaatcattttcttAAAGTGACGCACCGCTCCTCTTCCCCGTCCCCCGCAAccacctccaaaaaaaaaaaaaaatggctgagCTTCAGGCCTCACAGACGCTGAGGCTTGCCCGCCCGACGACAAGCCTCTCTCTGGGCAGGGAGCGGCCTCCTTTTGAGGACACACAACTGCGGTCTCCACTAGCCGCTGGGCCGAAGGTGGCGCACGGGCTGCAGCTGTAGAGGGCCGGGGCTGCGAGAGGGGCGGGGCCGCCAAGGAGCTCTACCCGAGCCGGGACAGCAGGAGGCGTGACCGGGAGCCGGGACCGGCGCTACCGCACAGAGGCTCCGCCTCCGCCCCCCGCCCATCCCCTGGAGGGACGCAagcggggaggagagggggagtcggaggaggggaggaggtggcGGCGTCGGCTCTAGATCGCTCCTCTCGGGGACCGACCGACCCGCGGAGCGAAGACGTCGCTCCACACTGCTCTTCCTCCTGCCGCAAAGCCGTCCCTTCTGGCCATGTCTCAGAGCAGGCATCGCGCCGCGGCTCCGCCGCTGGAGCGCGAGGACAGCGGGACCTTCAGGTCAGCGCCCGGGCGGTCGGGACCGAGCGGGGCAGGGCCGGGGGTGGTGGGCAAtagaggagggggcgggggagccGGCTGTCCAGCGGCATTCTGGGTAAAGCCCCTTCCTGGCGCTCGCGTCCTCGCGGCTGCGGGCGGGCGCTCGGCCCCGCCCTCTCGGCGGCGAGCGGGTCGGGGTCTacggcccggccccgcccctcctgcGGCCTCGGTAGGCGCGCGCTGGCCGGAGGTGGTTACCCGTCGCCGCCTGGGAAAGGGGTTTGTAGGCTTGGTCCCGGGAGGTTGCAGCACCCGTGCGTACCTCCCGATTCCCCCGCGAATCCCTCCTACCCGCATTCAAGTTATCTCCCTAAAGACCTCCCTCACcctgcccgccgcccgccgcaGCGGGGCCGGGAGACTGTCGCGCCTCGCCAGCTCTAGCCCTGGCCGACGGGGAGCTTCGGTGCCTCCGGCGTCACCGTTAGTGGCTGTTAAAACTAGTATTTGCTTCTGCTTCCCTCCCCGCTTTGACATGCAAAGCACAGCTTTTTCTGGTTTTTGCAGTTTGGGGAAGATGATCACAGCTAAGCCAGGGAAAACACCAATTCAGGTATTACATGAATACGGCATGAAGACCAAGAACATCCCAGTTTATGAATGTGAAAGATCCGATGTGCAAATACACGTGCCCACTTTCACCTTCAGAGTAACCGTTGGTGACATAACCTGCACAGGTCTGTATGCACAATGAACCCCGATGACCATGTGGGTTGGCGGGTCAGGACTTGGCATTGCTTCTTAGTTCGGAAAAGTACCCTTTTTACCGGAGACAACGGTGAGGAGCAAGCTCTTAAAACTGACACCTTTCTCAGGTCATTGGGACTTTCCAACTTCCTGATcctctccctaattttctgtCTCCCAGATAC harbors:
- the PJVK gene encoding pejvakin isoform X1, whose amino-acid sequence is MFAAATKSFVKQVGDGGRLVPVPSLSEADKYQPLSLVVKKKRCFLFPRYKFTSTPFTLKDILLGDREISAGISSYQLLNYEDESDVSLYGRRGNHIVNDVGINVTGSDSIAVKASFGVVTKHEVEVSALLKEITTRKINFDHSLIRQSRSSRKAVLCVVMESIRTTRQCSLSVHAGIRGEAMRFHFMDEQNPKGRDKAIVFPAHTTIAFSVFELFIYLDGAFDLCVTSVSKGGFEREETATFALLYRLRNILFERNRRVMDAISRSQLYLDDLFSDYYDKPLSMSDISLKEGTHIRVNLLNHNIPKGPCILCGMGNFKRETVYGCFQCSVDGQKYVRLHAVPCFDVWHKRMK
- the PJVK gene encoding pejvakin isoform X2; its protein translation is MESIRTTRQCSLSVHAGIRGEAMRFHFMDEQNPKGRDKAIVFPAHTTIAFSVFELFIYLDGAFDLCVTSVSKGGFEREETATFALLYRLRNILFERNRRVMDAISRSQLYLDDLFSDYYDKPLSMSDISLKEGTHIRVNLLNHNIPKGPCILCGMGNFKRETVYGCFQCSVDGQKYVRLHAVPCFDVWHKRMK